The Flexivirga oryzae genome has a segment encoding these proteins:
- a CDS encoding DUF3375 family protein produces MDHESIESLRERHQAWRLLRAGNASLILSFLGDFFVEGNRGACSASEMAAALDDHLYALNVTIDTADGELRFPKEPRAYLEDWSATDAGYLRRFYPPGDDEVHYEVTPAFEKAYSFVESLQVRPFVATESRLHTAVELLRQIVQGTDDDPESRLVDLHRRRDELDQEIAAVEEGRFAVLTPSSVRDRYQQFSITARELLSDFREVEDNFRRLDRAAREKIATWDGAKGELLSDLVGSRSQITHSDQGHSFQAFYDFLLSQQRQDELTELLGRVSALDVVDVDPRTRHIHHDWSEAAERAQRTVRQISEQLRRFLDDQVWLENRRVLDLVREVEASAIEVRDHPPTLGLEMDEPGMAITLPFERPLYRPPASAEVESLIAPTTDDVDDDALFTETFVDPARLLDHVRAILPEHSAALLSDVVTFYPLEQGAAEIVGYLALDDGEVTVEMDDSDETVLDYPDPADPNTTKRARLPKVTVRRR; encoded by the coding sequence CGCGAGCCTGATCCTTTCCTTTCTCGGCGACTTCTTCGTCGAGGGCAATCGCGGTGCCTGCTCGGCCAGTGAGATGGCAGCCGCCCTTGACGATCACCTCTACGCATTGAACGTCACGATTGACACCGCGGACGGCGAGCTCAGATTCCCCAAGGAACCGCGCGCCTACCTGGAGGACTGGTCGGCCACCGACGCCGGCTACCTGCGCCGGTTCTATCCGCCGGGTGACGACGAGGTCCACTACGAAGTGACCCCGGCCTTCGAGAAGGCGTACTCCTTCGTCGAGTCGCTGCAGGTCCGGCCGTTCGTCGCCACCGAGTCGAGACTGCACACGGCGGTCGAGCTGCTGCGACAGATCGTGCAGGGCACCGACGACGACCCGGAGAGCCGGCTGGTCGACCTGCATCGCCGCCGCGACGAGCTCGACCAGGAGATCGCCGCGGTCGAGGAGGGCCGTTTCGCTGTCCTGACTCCGTCCAGCGTTCGCGACCGCTATCAGCAGTTCAGCATCACCGCACGGGAGCTGCTGTCCGACTTCCGGGAGGTCGAGGACAACTTCCGCCGGCTCGATCGTGCGGCTCGCGAGAAGATCGCGACCTGGGACGGCGCCAAGGGTGAGTTGCTGTCCGACCTGGTCGGAAGTCGTTCGCAGATCACGCATTCGGACCAGGGGCACAGCTTCCAGGCGTTCTACGACTTCCTGCTCTCCCAGCAGCGCCAGGACGAGCTGACCGAGCTGCTCGGCCGGGTGTCCGCGTTGGACGTCGTCGACGTCGACCCGCGCACCCGGCACATCCACCACGACTGGTCGGAGGCTGCTGAGCGTGCTCAGCGCACGGTGCGGCAGATCTCCGAGCAGTTGCGTCGCTTCCTGGACGACCAGGTGTGGCTGGAGAACCGCCGGGTCCTGGACCTGGTGCGGGAGGTTGAAGCGTCGGCGATCGAGGTGCGCGACCACCCGCCGACACTGGGGCTGGAGATGGACGAGCCGGGGATGGCGATCACCCTGCCCTTCGAGCGACCGCTCTATCGGCCACCGGCCAGCGCGGAGGTCGAGAGCCTCATCGCGCCCACCACCGACGACGTCGACGACGACGCGTTGTTCACCGAGACGTTCGTGGATCCCGCGCGCCTGCTCGACCACGTGCGCGCCATACTCCCCGAGCACTCGGCTGCGCTCCTGTCCGATGTCGTGACCTTCTATCCCCTTGAGCAGGGCGCGGCGGAGATCGTCGGCTACCTCGCGCTCGATGACGGCGAGGTGACCGTCGAGATGGACGACTCGGACGAAACCGTGCTGGACTATCCGGACCCGGCGGACCCGAACACCACCAAGCGGGCACGGCTGCCCAAGGTCACGGTGAGACGACGATGA
- a CDS encoding DUF4194 domain-containing protein codes for MSDTHAKASAVIRLMQGVVYRESDENTWLTLERAGAGVRDHFAAIGVDVVVDEDEGYAFLRSRPEIEGEEALPRLVRRRSLTYPVSLLLVLLRKRLVEFETMGGEGRLVLSTEQIVEMLRVFQAESSNDARLVDSAETTIKKAADLGFLRQLRGERDQWEVRRILKAYVDAETLNDFAGKLREYAGQASNDD; via the coding sequence ATGAGTGATACCCACGCGAAAGCCAGTGCGGTGATCCGGCTGATGCAAGGTGTCGTCTACCGGGAGAGCGACGAAAACACCTGGCTGACGCTGGAGCGAGCCGGAGCAGGAGTCCGTGACCACTTCGCGGCTATCGGCGTCGACGTGGTGGTGGACGAGGACGAGGGATACGCCTTCCTACGGTCCAGGCCCGAGATCGAGGGCGAAGAGGCGCTTCCCCGGCTGGTCCGCCGCCGGTCGCTGACCTACCCGGTGAGCCTGCTGCTCGTGCTGCTGCGCAAGAGACTCGTGGAATTCGAAACCATGGGCGGTGAGGGCAGGTTGGTGCTCAGCACCGAGCAGATCGTCGAGATGTTGCGCGTCTTCCAGGCCGAGTCGTCCAACGACGCCCGGCTCGTCGACAGCGCGGAGACGACGATCAAGAAGGCCGCCGACCTCGGGTTCCTGCGCCAGTTGCGCGGCGAGCGGGATCAGTGGGAGGTGCGTCGCATCCTCAAGGCGTACGTCGACGCCGAGACGCTGAACGACTTCGCCGGCAAACTGCGCGAATACGCCGGACAGGCATCGAACGATGACTGA
- a CDS encoding ATP-binding protein, producing the protein MTDALFSSVEVAGDGRAGYRLQHLEVFNWGTFDGSVWRLTPGSDTALLTGDIGSGKSTLVDALTTLLMPAHRIVYNKAAGADARERTLRSYVEGHYKSERTESSGRSRAIGLRSNSKTYSVVLGVFANEGYDETVTLAQVFQQRESTGQPYRFFVTATKTLSVASDFADFGSDLRDLRKRLRGAGAEVFDDFPKYGTSMRRLLGIRSEQALELFHQTVSMKSVGNLNDFVRDHMLEPSDATARVRDIIGHFENLTKAHDAVRRAREQLDALEPVVATAAKYDAALTERDATEQDRSAVELFIAETRSALFDAEIAQLGTELERLQRDLGTARKERERLTGDRESLIEERTRAGGDRIGELERLTREARAQAAQRQEARELFDRAVSGVGWEAVDDRAGFDRLAERVAAERPLLAEQKRELDNAAAEAFAAQKDLDRRGGLLTAELHSLEQRTSNLPSEQVELRAQLCHDLGLTTDDLPYAGELLDVREEHAPWRGAAERVLRGFALSLLVPQEHYGAVADWVNDNRLSVRGRGGRTVGARLVYERVPTRRVPLQRDSGPGLVLADCLEVKEGPFAAYLAGELAKRADHRCAATLEEFRNERRAVTEQGQVRSGDRHEKDDRHRVDDPRRWVLGWANERKIAALRSELAELETERESAATRAREVAASREDVQDRRDALARLETYRSWEQLDVAEAIARADEYDAERARLTSGSSRLAEIATALDCNAEDAASVDARIDELTGVFATTSKTAEQAERGKQRDDNLVASRSADELSTARASYDGLRERLGAKLPDRAEDCVAVQADLTNRLTARIERLGKELGGFGQSLGQAMGEVLRRWPDLRADMDATVEARADFVAFQERVASDDLPRFEQEFKDQLNKNAIQELAGFNNWLGRQAAAIDERVERINEALGAVPYNPGRYIRLEKESTVNQEVLQFRSELRNLTNDSLVVDGDQYSEQRFLDVQRIIERFRGRDGFADSDKAWTRRVTDVRNWFVFSASERDIESHEEWEHYSDSDGKSGGQKEKLAYTILAASLAYQFGLEWGVSRSKDFRFVVIDEAFGRGSDASTRYALELFAKLGLQLLIVTPLQKVHVIEPYVKAIGFVDNPAGTFSRLQTMTIEDYRSRRDGSRR; encoded by the coding sequence ATGACTGACGCGTTGTTCTCCAGCGTCGAAGTGGCCGGCGATGGCCGAGCCGGATACCGCCTGCAGCACCTCGAAGTCTTCAACTGGGGCACCTTCGACGGTTCGGTGTGGCGGCTGACGCCGGGGTCCGACACCGCCCTGCTGACCGGCGACATCGGCTCGGGCAAGTCCACCCTCGTGGACGCCCTCACCACGCTGCTCATGCCGGCGCACCGCATCGTCTACAACAAGGCGGCCGGCGCCGACGCCAGGGAGCGCACGCTGCGGTCGTATGTCGAGGGCCACTACAAGTCCGAGCGCACCGAGTCCTCCGGCCGCTCACGCGCGATCGGGCTGCGCAGCAACAGCAAGACCTACTCCGTCGTGTTGGGTGTCTTCGCCAACGAGGGGTATGACGAGACGGTCACGCTCGCCCAGGTCTTCCAGCAACGCGAGAGCACCGGGCAGCCCTACCGCTTCTTTGTGACAGCCACCAAAACGCTTTCAGTGGCAAGCGATTTCGCCGACTTCGGCTCCGACCTGCGTGATCTGCGCAAGCGGCTGCGGGGAGCCGGCGCGGAAGTTTTCGACGACTTCCCGAAATACGGCACCTCGATGCGCCGCTTGCTCGGCATACGCTCCGAGCAGGCGTTGGAGCTCTTCCATCAGACGGTTTCGATGAAGTCGGTGGGCAACCTCAACGACTTCGTCCGCGACCACATGCTCGAGCCGAGCGACGCCACGGCTCGGGTCCGCGACATCATCGGACACTTCGAGAACCTCACCAAGGCGCATGACGCCGTCCGCCGCGCTCGTGAGCAGCTCGACGCCTTGGAGCCGGTGGTCGCCACCGCCGCGAAGTATGACGCCGCGCTGACCGAGCGGGACGCCACCGAGCAGGACCGCTCCGCGGTGGAACTCTTCATCGCCGAGACACGGTCCGCCCTCTTCGACGCGGAGATCGCGCAGCTGGGCACCGAGCTGGAGCGCCTGCAACGAGACCTCGGCACCGCACGCAAGGAGCGCGAACGGCTGACCGGCGACCGCGAGTCGCTGATCGAGGAGCGTACCCGTGCCGGCGGCGACCGGATCGGCGAGTTGGAGCGCCTTACCCGCGAGGCACGCGCGCAAGCGGCCCAGCGACAGGAGGCGCGCGAGTTGTTCGACCGCGCCGTCTCCGGCGTCGGCTGGGAGGCTGTCGACGATCGCGCTGGTTTCGATCGGCTCGCCGAGCGCGTTGCCGCCGAGCGGCCGCTGCTCGCCGAGCAGAAACGTGAGCTGGACAATGCGGCGGCGGAGGCGTTTGCCGCGCAGAAGGACCTCGACCGCAGGGGTGGGCTGCTCACTGCGGAGCTGCACAGCCTTGAGCAGCGCACGAGCAACCTGCCGTCCGAGCAGGTCGAGTTGCGTGCCCAGCTGTGCCACGACCTCGGCCTGACCACCGATGACCTGCCGTATGCGGGCGAGTTGCTCGACGTCCGTGAGGAGCACGCCCCATGGCGCGGCGCAGCGGAGCGGGTCCTGCGGGGTTTCGCGCTGTCGCTGTTGGTGCCCCAGGAGCACTACGGCGCGGTGGCGGACTGGGTGAACGACAACCGGTTGAGCGTTCGTGGTCGCGGCGGCCGCACCGTCGGTGCGCGGTTGGTCTATGAGCGCGTGCCCACCAGAAGGGTTCCGTTGCAACGAGATTCCGGTCCTGGGCTGGTGTTGGCGGACTGCCTCGAGGTCAAGGAGGGGCCGTTTGCGGCATACCTCGCGGGCGAATTGGCCAAGCGGGCGGATCACCGGTGCGCCGCGACGCTGGAAGAGTTCCGCAACGAGCGCCGGGCGGTCACCGAGCAGGGGCAGGTCCGCTCCGGTGACCGGCACGAGAAGGACGACAGACACCGCGTCGACGACCCGCGGCGGTGGGTGCTGGGCTGGGCCAACGAGCGCAAGATCGCCGCGCTGCGTTCGGAGTTGGCGGAGCTGGAGACCGAACGCGAGAGCGCGGCGACACGGGCGCGGGAGGTTGCGGCGAGCCGTGAAGACGTCCAGGACCGCAGGGATGCGCTCGCCCGGCTGGAGACCTATCGCAGCTGGGAGCAACTCGATGTGGCCGAAGCGATCGCACGAGCGGACGAGTACGACGCCGAGCGGGCACGCCTCACCAGCGGCTCGTCGCGGCTCGCGGAGATCGCCACGGCGCTAGACTGCAACGCCGAGGACGCGGCGTCGGTCGATGCCCGGATCGATGAGCTGACAGGCGTTTTCGCCACCACGAGCAAGACCGCCGAGCAGGCCGAGCGCGGCAAACAGCGGGACGACAACCTCGTCGCATCCCGGTCCGCCGATGAGCTGTCGACGGCGCGGGCGTCATACGACGGGCTGCGGGAGCGGCTGGGCGCGAAACTGCCGGACCGGGCCGAGGACTGCGTCGCCGTGCAGGCGGACCTGACCAATCGGCTGACGGCGCGGATCGAGCGACTGGGCAAGGAACTCGGCGGCTTCGGCCAGAGCCTCGGCCAGGCGATGGGCGAGGTGCTGCGCCGGTGGCCCGATCTGCGTGCCGACATGGATGCGACGGTCGAGGCCCGCGCCGACTTCGTCGCCTTCCAGGAGCGCGTCGCCAGTGATGACCTGCCGCGGTTCGAGCAGGAATTCAAGGATCAGCTCAACAAGAACGCCATCCAGGAACTGGCCGGCTTCAACAACTGGCTGGGCCGCCAGGCGGCTGCCATCGACGAGCGCGTCGAGCGCATCAACGAAGCACTGGGCGCCGTGCCCTACAACCCGGGCCGTTACATCCGCCTGGAGAAGGAGTCCACGGTCAACCAGGAGGTGCTGCAGTTCCGGTCCGAGCTGCGCAACCTGACCAACGACAGCCTGGTGGTCGACGGCGACCAGTACTCCGAGCAGCGCTTCCTGGACGTGCAGCGCATCATCGAACGGTTCCGGGGCCGCGACGGTTTCGCCGACTCGGACAAGGCCTGGACGCGGCGGGTGACCGACGTGCGCAACTGGTTCGTCTTCTCCGCGTCGGAGCGTGACATCGAGTCTCACGAGGAGTGGGAGCACTACAGCGATTCCGACGGGAAATCCGGCGGGCAGAAGGAGAAGCTCGCCTACACCATCCTGGCGGCGTCGCTTGCGTATCAGTTCGGCCTGGAGTGGGGAGTCTCGCGGTCCAAGGACTTCCGGTTCGTCGTGATCGATGAGGCGTTCGGCCGCGGGTCGGACGCGTCGACTCGCTATGCGCTGGAGCTGTTCGCCAAGTTGGGCCTGCAACTGCTGATCGTCACACCGTTGCAGAAGGTCCACGTCATCGAGCCTTACGTCAAGGCGATCGGCTTCGTCGACAACCCGGCCGGCACCTTCTCCCGCCTGCAAACGATGACGATCGAGGACTATCGCTCCCGCCGCGACGGCAGCCGGCGGTGA